The region TAGTGAGAGTGTTGTTTGTAATTGGGAAGCAAATGGCTATCGCCTTCCTACAGAAGCGGAATGGCAATATGCGTGTAAAGCAGGGACTAATGGATATCGGTACGGCGAGCTTAATGAAATAGCTTGGTATCAAGCAAACTCTGATAGCAGGGTACATGAGGTAGGTCAAAAGCTACCAAATGAGTGGGGGCTTTACGATATGTTAGGTAATGTCTGGGAGTGGTGCTGGGATAAATACGATGCTGAGGTGTACGGCTCTTATAGAATATTCCGTGGAGGGAGCTGGGCGGAGGAGGCTAGGGGCTGTGGGGCGACGTGCCGGAGGCGCAGTCATCCTACGTTTCGAATTGAAGATCTAGGTTTTCGTATTGCCAGAACACTTAAGGAAGAAAGTAAATAAGAATGCGTTTATTTAAAGAGAAGGGAGGTTCGACTGGTTGACTCTAAGCTACTAGTCGAACCTCTTCTATTATTAAAAATATTATGTTTTGTTAGTCTCTATTTACTATACGAGATTACCACTTATCTTGAAGGTAATCATTTGCGATAAATCAATCTGCGCAGTAAAGCATCTGCAGGCCCTGGCCACTTCCTATTTTCTAGCCATGAGGCCAATAGGACTCCAGATATCCATATTAGTATGGCTAGAATAAATACTCCTGTAGCAT is a window of Bacillus horti DNA encoding:
- a CDS encoding formylglycine-generating enzyme family protein; the protein is MSQLEDYYTKDKLVKIPAGEIEMRDDRIKTTWKVTLDSFLLSPVPVTNELYYSIIQKTNIPNYESQAPVVDVSWNDAILFCNLLSQYSGLKECYSVSTDSESVVCNWEANGYRLPTEAEWQYACKAGTNGYRYGELNEIAWYQANSDSRVHEVGQKLPNEWGLYDMLGNVWEWCWDKYDAEVYGSYRIFRGGSWAEEARGCGATCRRRSHPTFRIEDLGFRIARTLKEESK